The following DNA comes from Bacteroidales bacterium.
ATTGAACATACGATTGCAGTAGAAATGCAAGTTGACACCTTGTGAACCTGCATCAGAGCAAAGCAATAAACGTACGGTGCTATCCTCTTTTCCAAAATCTTCAATGATGGCTTGCTGCTCTGTATCCGGTAAGCCACCATGAAAGAATGCAATGGCTTCTTCTGTGATTTTAAAATCGTTTTGCAGATTTTTTTTCAGATACTCCAGTGTATCAATTCTTTCAGCAAAAATTACATAGCGGTCATTCTTCTTTATACCTGTCCAACCCAATTCCAGTAAAGTATCCTTTAACTTTTTGTATTTGGTATCTGAATGAGTGCCAAGTATTACTTCTAATTTTTTCTTTAGATCATTCAATACTTCCAAATTTTCAGAAGCAAATTGATTCTTAGCTTTTGTTGCATCTACTTTTTCAATTCTTCGCTGAATACTTTCTAATGCTGCCTCTGGCGAAGACATAAATGCTTTAAATATTCCTACCGAAAAAAGAAAATCTTCTTTCGGTTTACCATTCTTTAGTGCGTTTAGTGCATTGAATTTTAGTTCTTGCTGGTATTGTAAAAAATCAGTTTCAGCAGAACTCAGCTTAGCAGAACTCCGAACAATTTTGCGTTCCTGAAAATTTGCCCTTACCGTTTCATCTGTAATATCATTTTTAAACCGTCTTACATAATAAGGCTCAACATGAGATTTGTCGTACTCGCCACTTTTGGGAATGGCGGTAGGCTCTATCATGTTGATGAGGTTGGCAAAGTTTTCTTTTCTACCATTGTGAGGTGTGGCAGAAGTAAGTATCAAAGATTCGCATTTTGTTGTTATCAATTGGGCCAAATCGCCTCGTTGGCTTTTATCATTTGCTACCGTATGGCACTCATCAATAACCACTGCATCCCATCTTGATTTTTCAATGTAGTGCCTGAACTTGGCATTTTTCTTTAAAGTATCAATGGATATGATTGTTTTATCGTAGTATTCAAATGGGTTTTTGTTTGCAGGGAGTTGAGATTTTATCTTGGCAATACCTTCAGAATCCAGCCTAACCAAAGGAATAGCAAAACGATGCCACAGTTCTTGCTGAAACTGAGCAAGAATAGATTTTGGAGCCAGTACCATGATTCGTTTTCCTTTTCCTCTCTTAATTAATTCAGATAGAAAGATACCGACTTCAATTGTTTTACCTAAACCAACGCCATCTGCTATCAATAGTCGTGGACGTGGGAGTTGCAAGGCTTTAAGCGTGGGTGTTAATTGGTATTCTGCCGGATTAATGGCCGCTTTATTTGCAATGGTTATTTTTTCAGAGAATACAGTAGTGTTTCTAATTTGAGTTTCAAGAAAGAGTTTTGTTTTTCGGTAGCCACTGTCATTATCGGCAATTAATTTGGTTTGATTGGGATCAATGGGCTTGATGTCCGAATCAATATTTGAATCGAAAGTAAAATGTTTCCCTTTTACCAATTCACTTATACCCTCCGCTTCTAAAAGCCAAGAGCCATCATAGTTAGCATTGGAGTTTGTAATGATAAAATCTTCACCCCGGGTTGATATACGTTGTCCTATAGTTAGATTCATTTCTTCCTAATTCTTTTCTCAGTTAATTTAAGTGCATTGTAAGCTTCACTTTCTTCATTCAATGTATCCATTAACCTATCGGACAACCATAAGGTCATTAATTCACTTTGGTCAACATCAAGTGTCTTTGCCAATTTCTCAACCTGCAATCTGCTGGCTTTTTTTTCATTCCTTTCCATTTTACTCAGAAAAGACATGTCCACTTCAAGTTCCGAAGCAACTTGACGTAGGAGCAGACCTTTGCGTTCTCTGAAATCACGCACTGCTTCACCGAATGATTTTAACTTGCCTGGCATGGACTTGTCAATTTTGGTCAAATGTATTGCTTATTTTCATGAATTTTGCGCAGCGTTTGGTGAATATTGCTCTTTTAGTTTTGCGAAGGGTTGGTTTGTGTGTTGGGCAAAACCAAATGTGAAAAATTTGCGGCTGGCTAAAATTTTTTTTTAAATGTGCGGTGGGAAAAATTTTAAAACCATTTGGGTCGGCTTGAGTGTCAAGATACAGCGAAAGTGTCACCAGTTTTAATTAGCTGAAAAGCTTGTTCAAGATGTCAAAGTCCGATGGTTAAGTTGTCCGATTGATGGTTGCAGTGTCATCTTTTAGGCTTGCTTGTAACGGTTGGCGGTATGAAATCGTTGGGGATTGCGGGCGACTTTCCTGCCAAGTTACACCGAACTTGATGCGGGGCAGAATGTTTGAATTACCACTGAAACCCTTATTGCATATAGCCTTTGTTGGCAACTGGCGTTCTGTTATCTCAATATAAATCTTGTCTTGATATGCTACTCTTTCCATTCTAAAATAATTTTATTTCAAAGTGTTTTAATTTTTTTAAAAGAAAAGCAGCCAGTCCCTGCTGCTTTTCCTGTTAAACATTCTATTTCTAAGAATGATTAACTCTGCTTGTGTGTGTGCCACCTATGGCGTTAACGGTTGGACTGTTTCAGTTTCATTAATAAACTTCTTGACTTTGTTTAGCATCCAGTTCTTTTCCAAAATCGAAATCTGTCCATGTAGTAAACCAATTACTTCTGGCTTTAATGATGTCGTCTTGAAGTGTCGCATCTGTAACTTTATACAAATTCAATAGTTTCCTTTTTATCGCTCTTATGTCTATATAAGAGTATGCTATTAAATCAAAGAGCAATAAAATCAGTTCGGCTTTTTTTATTCTGAAATCGTAATCAACGCTTTCAAATTTCTCAACTGCTTTTTCAAGCACAAAGGAACGAAGGTTTTTATATCTCACCTTGTCTTTCATGTAAAAAAGTGAAACAACAATAGTGAAATAGTTTAATTCTGATTCGCAACTAAAAACATCTGTGTCCTTTTTTATTCCCAAATAACTTGTAAGAACATCCTCTGTTAGCCAATATTTGTTTCCCAATTCTCCTATAGCAATAAGCAAATAAAGTGTTTCTACTTGTGTATGCTTAACTGATTTATTTTTGTGTAGTGTGAAAATTATGTTGTCGTAAATTTTCTTGAAAACAAGATGCTTGAAGTCAATGCTAAATTTGTCTTTTAAATTGAGAGTTGTTGTTGCTAACCTTAAAACTCTACAAAGTTTAATCGTTGTATTTACTCTTGGGGAAACTAAATACAAAAAGAAAACAAAGTCAAATAATTCAAGCAAGGATTTAATGAATTCCTTCTCGGTATTCTTTTCACGGATAATTTTGAAGTAGGACTTTATCAGCGAACGAAGTTTGCGTTCAATGATTGCGAAAGTGAAATTCAAAATATCTTTGTAATCAATTTTTGATTCAAAGATTATGGTTTTGAATTTTGTAATGAGTTTGTTTGAATCAATGTAGATTTTCCCTTTGTGCTTTATTACTGGCTCTTCAATTCCTTCCTCTTTTACAAATATTTCCTCGAGATGATACGAAAGTGAATCATTCAGAAGGTCAATTATTTTTTGCTTGGCAATTGTGATCTCAGTAATAATGGGCTTGTTGTAATGCTGTGTCTTTGCCTCATTCAAGTAAAGTTTGAATTCTCGTAAACCTAACCTAAAAGCAGTAAGGATTTTTTCTTTAGCTGGTTCTTCATTGTAAAATACAAAGTAGTCGTCAACATATCTGAATATCTCAAAGTCCTTTTTGGAAAACAGTTTTTCTTTTTCAAGTTCTCTCTTAGCGTTATCATCAATCTTTTGCAAAATCAATTCAGCAAATACTCTTGAAAATTCGGGTCCAATTACAATTCCATTAGTTTCGTTGTAATTGAGTTTTTGCATCAAATTATCAAATACATTTCCGAAAGTTTTTTTGGAGTCATTCAAATTCTTTTTCACAACTTTTTTGTCAAGCAAAGCCCAAGTAATGGAGTGGGTGTAAATACTATCAAAGCATTTTGAAATATCGAATTTAAAAAGTCGGTTAAATTTCTTTTCGCAACGGTGATACTGATACGATTCGTAAAACTTATGAATGTTGCTGTATTTTTTATAGACAAAAAATGTTTTTAGGTTTTCATATTCCAAATCATTCTGCTCGACTATTTCATCTGTCAGCTCTGCAAGTTTTTCTAAATGAAGTTGGTCTTTGAAGTAAGTGTATTTCGCAATGCGATAAGGTTTTCTAATTGAGAAAGGGCTGATACTACTGTAATAGAGAATTAAATCCCTGTATTTGTCATAAAACTCAATTACTGCGAGTTGGTTTTTGGGATGAATAATTGTAAGTTCACGGAAATCATTTTCGTTGTGAACTATTTTGTAACCGAAGGGAATAGAATCTCTTTCATCTTCTTTGAAATTTACTTTGCCATCTGCAAAAGGTTTGGATGAATTTATTCCAAACAATAGTTTTACAATTTCTTGGTTGGCTGAAGAGTTATTTTTATTAATGCTAATTTTTTCCCCTTCTAATTTGATTTTACAAGACAACAAGTAAGAATACAAATGCCTGTTTGTAAATGTTACTGGCACTTCAAATGGCAAAATATCAGAAAGAATAACTCTTTCTTTTTTGAATTTTATATATTTTTTCTTCTTTATTCTCACTTTGTCCAGCTTTTCATCATAGTGTTTAATTCAATTGCATTAAATT
Coding sequences within:
- a CDS encoding RNA-directed DNA polymerase translates to MKKKKYIKFKKERVILSDILPFEVPVTFTNRHLYSYLLSCKIKLEGEKISINKNNSSANQEIVKLLFGINSSKPFADGKVNFKEDERDSIPFGYKIVHNENDFRELTIIHPKNQLAVIEFYDKYRDLILYYSSISPFSIRKPYRIAKYTYFKDQLHLEKLAELTDEIVEQNDLEYENLKTFFVYKKYSNIHKFYESYQYHRCEKKFNRLFKFDISKCFDSIYTHSITWALLDKKVVKKNLNDSKKTFGNVFDNLMQKLNYNETNGIVIGPEFSRVFAELILQKIDDNAKRELEKEKLFSKKDFEIFRYVDDYFVFYNEEPAKEKILTAFRLGLREFKLYLNEAKTQHYNKPIITEITIAKQKIIDLLNDSLSYHLEEIFVKEEGIEEPVIKHKGKIYIDSNKLITKFKTIIFESKIDYKDILNFTFAIIERKLRSLIKSYFKIIREKNTEKEFIKSLLELFDFVFFLYLVSPRVNTTIKLCRVLRLATTTLNLKDKFSIDFKHLVFKKIYDNIIFTLHKNKSVKHTQVETLYLLIAIGELGNKYWLTEDVLTSYLGIKKDTDVFSCESELNYFTIVVSLFYMKDKVRYKNLRSFVLEKAVEKFESVDYDFRIKKAELILLLFDLIAYSYIDIRAIKRKLLNLYKVTDATLQDDIIKARSNWFTTWTDFDFGKELDAKQSQEVY
- a CDS encoding DEAD/DEAH box helicase, which encodes MNLTIGQRISTRGEDFIITNSNANYDGSWLLEAEGISELVKGKHFTFDSNIDSDIKPIDPNQTKLIADNDSGYRKTKLFLETQIRNTTVFSEKITIANKAAINPAEYQLTPTLKALQLPRPRLLIADGVGLGKTIEVGIFLSELIKRGKGKRIMVLAPKSILAQFQQELWHRFAIPLVRLDSEGIAKIKSQLPANKNPFEYYDKTIISIDTLKKNAKFRHYIEKSRWDAVVIDECHTVANDKSQRGDLAQLITTKCESLILTSATPHNGRKENFANLINMIEPTAIPKSGEYDKSHVEPYYVRRFKNDITDETVRANFQERKIVRSSAKLSSAETDFLQYQQELKFNALNALKNGKPKEDFLFSVGIFKAFMSSPEAALESIQRRIEKVDATKAKNQFASENLEVLNDLKKKLEVILGTHSDTKYKKLKDTLLELGWTGIKKNDRYVIFAERIDTLEYLKKNLQNDFKITEEAIAFFHGGLPDTEQQAIIEDFGKEDSTVRLLLCSDAGSQGVNLHFYCNRMFNYDIPWSLIVLEQRNGRIDRYGQKKTPFIHYIIAESDIKGLKTDLHIVRRLTEKEEVVYKTLGDAGSVMKLYDASKEEQLVEEAIMDQNETFLDDLEAKMKGFDFNTLTTELTITTNPYETNLTIYPSEAKFYKDLFEQLSSANQINVQDVTVQDGYLEILNTKDLNQILFDLPPESKPKLNQLFKLSLDKDLVQRSIEDARKKKGEWAEFQILNELHPVVKYYMTKLEASVDKDVALVAKSNRFPAKTSWYIFQAQVSNNLGQPVVADFLVVGLNNDGSICREPFLLNDFINEFRLQETLHTENISENDLAELHQLLVKAVTSVTSYMSTVQKQLEVKMETKLNEYEQKLANWKNDALEQLELDFSDKTITPFFSGKKDSKKREIETILSSTSQYNKDMTSLQGDAYLKVLAVFFNS
- a CDS encoding helix-turn-helix transcriptional regulator, coding for MPGKLKSFGEAVRDFRERKGLLLRQVASELEVDMSFLSKMERNEKKASRLQVEKLAKTLDVDQSELMTLWLSDRLMDTLNEESEAYNALKLTEKRIRKK